One stretch of Astatotilapia calliptera chromosome 3, fAstCal1.2, whole genome shotgun sequence DNA includes these proteins:
- the LOC113018868 gene encoding trichohyalin isoform X2, which yields MDMTNENCSPAVSTNGDESLQATMKPQHPPASDSSPPALQELRLVLLGRKGTGKSAAGNTILGGVGGFESGKPTEECVKRRADVVGRKLTVVDTPGWEWYYPLNSTPNWVRRETLRSVSLCPPGPHAVLLAVRACASVTDDYIIEIEEHLEPLGKHVWEHTMVLFTRGDELGMGTMEQRIVSSGPSLHRLLQKCGNRYHVVNNRSKGDETQVKELIRKLEEMVDKKRDGSNHLEMDTVVLGLEADGKRRARERRKKQRQMEAQMQRGTIKATLISDGPQGSELDAHQSFSKSPRRLPEIRLVLLGERETGKSSAGNTILGKPGFFQSGAVTEECIRQQAEVAMRLVTVVDTPGWEAGVAGATPERVKREIVCSVSLCPPGPHALLLTLRVDTLVKAGHVREHLELLGEGVWRHTILLFTHGDQLREGVDIEQHIQSGGRDLQLLLEKCRRRYHVISSVDGGGRGGRGSSKVTELLEKVEKMATMNRCEAFSGLVQEVRDLSQQRNEKFNQRLKEMADKMLRQEAELKNMRDREMKSIRWFFDRRKKVKSPGKADIQKEEAEDEDMRVGERKNDFGELEDRMRWLTEDREKEIQDLSLEKERICIALSQAQQEREKLLYKLEIKEREIEELQERTEEQQIKLLDLERASVEKELETKQREDAFRAKTQEWMKEYEKLRQTIELLNKEISDWTEKHESLIAEISRTKTHYENTLKRTVQEKNRETAEMEQKLKSEMEVKVLEKDKLMEELRKEASEEKQVTLNNVKQHETDMERKLEEIKSQHKKEMEVKIQEKEAEIQGIRKQHEEEMATRINEIEKMMETAKVQQQQEYEKKLKEKADDLERMAQEHGDEIKNIQQEKQRQAAELKELFAKEKKECVEAKEKAIADIEEKCRAQMEEKMLENDKDKEMIHQNHKRELEQKMREKEKEIEALKHQHQEMTLKISEMVNLMETRSAQHQEEVHKNVKQKEEDVERIQQQYTEKLRSVEQERQKETEELKQQFAKEIDKQLQERQRQIRDLEETYAAQVEEIKLKHAKEKQILNQNHEKYVLEKLQERDRLTEELKCQLKNEIEESEKDKERYKREMEQTLEENEKEIKEFKAFVEEMKEKMQQQQEKERDHLKNMQETEQQLQEKEKETEEMKSKLVEMKEKLRQMEEKENVYLNYKKALEQKLEEQEAELERLKERVKDLEQRLQQTEEERERDKLNHEKQMEQSAEENSRVIEKLKQHIKDIDEILQRKEEERGEIILSQKKEAEQRLQDREREMEEMRRQLLSDMERKLKEKEADIEGAKQLADSRETRWKEEQKVKDEKAANEVNKLIEIIDKKTKELTQAQSLLAQRDGEIDEAKQTCASSLREIEELKESNDRKTSAIDEIQQRQKDQEREKDAEMTEKLQEKEKELDRLRQRDRENEKETFQLRLTIEQTKSELKELTEKMEKEMTAMIQEYEKEIKMKDEDIESITQEKDGTISRLEEETLKSIQVITEKYKLSQRRVEELQEQNEMMRKETDNLRAKCEEVKKESDEEVRKYLRGYEEIQITLREKDLELGPLKDASAQLKVELEMVKEREDETKAQMNELREHFEKQMMEKQSEQRTRDEELEEKFLRREKEVSEREQVLLRSKEELSKRRRDVNAQQEELGEKQAKLESKEQELRELEISLQIKEQKKREEKDKYEQEVQQKAQNVEKMERELESLLKVLEGRQKELSSHGHDLQKKVRGLKDQGKELKDREYYLKNEEQELLNWKSELQMQNEHVNYTTQQLNEMGREMTLLKEELRKKERNLKESLKKLSTWEQNLKEREEELNRRQHSVLENGQHGTDDKRSEDSSPLECREVSERRERGRGKDSDNEDQRMKTTLSAAESNNCHLETLKVETLTETKKTKVRQEAAESAKVICELKLLSRPRTRANSKGSPGSDLRVMVLGETWSSCSPAGVTILGGEAPKFSGSSFRSWKGQIAGRRLAVAEPLSLRWRDGPDEANASQLKGILDSISWCHPGPHVVLLLMPAFLTCTQKYRRAVEEHMSLLGQEIWQRALVLFTWGEILGESAEQHILRNGELMGLVERCGGRYHVLTSKKNNAAIEGLFDKMDDIVTLPSREQFPV from the exons ATGGACATGACTAATGAGAACTGCAGTCCGGCCGTAAGCACAAACGGTG ATGAGAGCCTGCAGGCCACCATGAAGCCACAACACCCCCCTGCCTCAGACAGTAGCCCCCCTGCTCTTCAGGAACTTAGGCTGGTCCTCCTTGGCCGGAAAGGAACCGGGAAGAGCGCCGCAGGCAACACGATACTGGGAGGAGTGGGGGGATTTGAAAGCGGGAAGCCCACAGAGGAGTGTGTGAAAAGGCGAGCTGATGTGGTGGGGCGAAAACTCACAGTGGTGGACACACCTGGGTGGGAGTGGTACTACCCGCTTAATAGCACTCCAAACTGGGTGAGGAGAGAAACTTTGAGAAGCGTGTCGCTTTGTCCTCCCGGGCCTCACGCTGTGCTGCTGGCCGTGCGGGCCTGTGCTTCTGTGACAGATGACTACATCATAGAGATTGAGGAACACCTGGAGCCGCTGGGGAAACACGTGTGGGAGCACACTATGGTGCTGTTCACCAGAGGAGACGAACTGGGCATGGGCACCATGGAGCAACGAATCGTGTCAAGCGGCCCGTCGCTCCACAGACTCCTGCAGAAGTGTGGAAACAGATACCATGTTGTGAATAACCGGAGCAAAGGAGATGAGACACAGGTTAAAGAGCTGATAAGGAAGCTGGAGGAGATGGTAGATAAGAAGAGGGATGGAAGCAACCATTTAGAGATGGATACCGTCGTGTTGGGGCTGGAGGCCGATGGGAAGAGGAGAGCCagggagaggagaaagaaacaGCGACAGATGGAGGCGCAGATGCAGAGAGGGACCATCAAAGCCACTCTCATTA GCGATGGGCCACAGGGTTCTGAGCTCGACGCCCACCAGTCTTTCTCCAAATCCCCTCGACGTCTTCCTGAGATCAGACTGGTTCTACTGGGCGAGCGTGAAACTGGAAAAAGTTCTGCTGGGAACACCATCCTTGGAAAACCAGGGTTCTTCCAGTCGGGAGCCGTAACAGAAGAGTGCATTCGTCAACAAGCGGAGGTGGCCATGCGGCTGGTGACTGTGGTGGACACGCCGGGCTGGGAGGCGGGTGTGGCAGGTGCAACTCCAGAGAGAGTGAAGAGAGAGATTGTCTGCAGCGTATCTTTGTGCCCTCCGGGTCCTCATGCACTCCTGCTGACTCTGAGGGTGGACACACTGGTGAAAGCGGGACATGTGAGAGAACATCTGGAACTTCTGGGAGAAGGTGTATGGAGACACACAATCTTGCTGTTCACCCATGGAGATCAGCTCAGAGAGGGAGTGGATATTGAGCAGCACATCCAGAGTGGAGGCAGGGACCTGCAGTTGCTTCTGGAGAAGTGCAGGCGGCGATACCACGTCATCAGCAGTGTAgatggtggaggaagaggaggtagAGGTTCCAGTAAGGTGACAGAGCTGCTAGAGAAAGTGGAAAAGATGGCAACAATGAACAGATGCGAGGCTTTCTCCGGTCTGGTTCAAGAAGTCAGGGATTTGAGCCAACAAAGAAACGAAAAGTTCAACCAGCGTCTGAAGGAGATGGCAGATAAGATGCTTcgtcaggaggcagagctgaagaacATGAGGGACAGGGAGATGAAGAGCATCAGATGGTTCTTTGATAGAAGGAAGAAGGTGAAATCTCCAGGAAAAGCTGACATTCAAAAGGAAGAAGCGGAGGATGAAGACATGAGGGTCGGCGAGAGGAAGAACGATTTTGGTGAGCTGGAGGACAGGATGCGATGGCtgacagaggacagagagaaagaaattcaGGATCTGAGCCTGGAAAAGGAGAGAATCTGCATAGCACTGAGCCAAGCTCAACAAGAAAGGGAAAAACTGCTTTACAAACTGGagataaaagagagagagattgaggAACTGCAGGAAAGAACCGAGGAGCAGCAAATTAAGCTTCTCGACCTTGAGCGTGCCAGCGTAGAAAAGGAACTTGAGACGAAACAAAGGGAGGATGCTTTTAGAGCAAAGACACAAGAATGGATGAAAGAATATGAGAAACTGAGGCAGACCATAGAGCTCCTCAACAAAGAGATAtctgactggactgaaaaacacGAGTCTTTAATAGCAGAAATCAGCCGGACTAAAACCCACTATGAGAACACTCTAAAGAGAAcagtacaagaaaaaaacagggaGACGGCAGAGATGGAACAAAAACTAAAGAGTGAGATGGAAGTAAAAGTGCTCGAAAAAGACAAACTGATGGAAGAACTGAGGAAGGAAGCCTCGGAGGAAAAACAAGTAACTCTCAATAACGTAAAACAACATGAGACAGATATGGAGAGGAAATTGGAAGAAATCAAATCACAGCATAAGAAAGAGATGGAGGTAAAAATACAGGAGAAGGAAGCAGAGATACAAGGCATAAGGAAGCAGCACGAGGAAGAGATGGCCACAAGGATTaatgaaatagaaaaaatgATGGAGACAGCAAAAGTTCAACAACAGCAAGAATATGAAaagaagctgaaagaaaaagctgATGACTTGGAAAGGATGGCACAAGAGCACGGTGATGAAATAAAGAACATacagcaagaaaaacaaaggcaggCCGCAGAGCTGAAAGAGCTGTTTGCTAAAGAAAAGAAGGAATGTGTGGAGGCCAAAGAGAAAGCAATAGCAGATATAGAAGAAAAGTGCcgtgcacaaatggaagaaaagatGCTGGAAaatgacaaagacaaagagatgATTCATCAAAACCACAAAAGAGAACTGGAACAAAAgatgagggagaaagaaaaggagatagAGGCCTTAAAACATCAGCATCAAGAGATGACGCTAAAAATCAGTGAGATGGTAAATCTGATGGAGACGAGAAGTGCCCAACACCAGGAGGAAGttcataaaaatgtgaaacaaaaggaggaggatgtggagaggATCCAGCAACAGTACACTGAAAAACTAAGGAGCGTAGAGCAAGAAAGGCAAAAGGAGACCGAAGAGCTGAAACAACAGTTTGCAAAAGAAATAGATAAACAACTGCAggaaagacagagacagataAGAGACTTGGAAGAAACCTATGCTGCCCAAGTTGAAGAGATAAAGCTAAAGcatgcaaaagaaaagcaaatactGAATCAGAACCATGAAAAGTACGTTCTGGAAAAACTGCAAGAGAGAGATCGGCTAACAGAGGAGTTAAAGTGTCAGCTTAAAAACGAAATCGAAGAAAGTGAAAAGGACAAAGAGCGATacaagagagagatggagcaaaCGCTGGAGGAGAATGAAAAAGAGATCAAGGAGTTTAAAGCGTTTGtggaagaaatgaaagaaaaaatgcaacaacagcaggagaaagaaagggatCACTTAAAAAACATGCAAGAGACTGAGCAACAGctgcaagaaaaggaaaaggaaacagaGGAGATGAAATCCAAACTCGTGGAAATGAAGGAGAAGCTTCGACAGAtggaggagaaagaaaatgtttatttgaactACAAAAAAGCTTTGGAGCAAAAGCTGGAGGAACAAGAGGCAGAATTAGAAAGGTTGAAAGAACGTGTAAAGGATCTCGAGCAACGGTTGCAGCAGacagaagaggaaagagaaagagacaagTTAAATCACGAGAAACAGATGGAGCAATCTGCGGAAGAAAACAGCCGAGTGATAGAAAAGTTAAAACAGCACATTAAAGATATTGATGAGATCCTgcaaagaaaggaagaagaaagagggGAAATCATTCTCAGCCAAAAGAAAGAGGCAGAGCAACGGCTGCAAGACAGAGAACGAGAGATGGAGGAGATGAGACGGCAGCTTTTAAGTGACATGGAGAGAAAACTGAAAGAGAAGGAGGCTGACATTGAAGGCGCCAAACAGCTGGCCGACTCCAGGGAGACACGATGGAAGGAAGAGCAGAAGGTGAAGGATGAGAAAGCGGCGAACGAGGTGAACAAGCTGATAGAGATCATCGACAAGAAGACAAAGGAACTGACACAAGCCCAAAGTCTTCTTGCACAGAGAGACGGCGAGATTGATGAGGCAAAACAGACATGTGCGAGCTCCTTAAGAGAAATAGAAGAGCTGAAAGAAAGCAACGACCGCAAAACATCCGCTATCGACGAGATACAGCAGCGGCAAAAAGACCAAGAGAGGGAAAAGGATGcggaaatgacagaaaaactgcaggagaaagagaaagagcttGACCGCCTCAGGCAAAGAGACAGGGAAAATGAGAAGGAGACCTTCCAGCTGAGGCTAACAATCGAGCAGACAAAGTCAGAGCTGAAGGAACTCACTGAGAAAATGGAAAAGGAGATGACGGCTATGATTCAGGAATACGAAAAGGAGATCAAGATGAAAGATGAGGATATTGAGTCAATCACACAGGAAAAGGACGGCACAATAAGTCGGCTAGAGGAAGAAACGCTTAAGAGCATTCAAGTCATCACAGAGAAATACAAGTTAAGTCAGAGGAGAGTTGAGGAGCTGCAGGAGCAAAATGAGATGATGAGAAAAGAGACTGACAACCTCAGAGCTAAGTGTGAGGAAGTGAAGAAGGAGAGTGACGAAGAGGTCAGGAAATATCTCAGAGGATACGAGGAAATCCAAATCACGCTAAGAGAGAAAGATCTGGAGCTGGGGCCTTTAAAAGACGCCAGTGCCCAACTAAAAGTGGAGCTAGAAAtggtgaaggagagagaagaTGAGACTAAGGCGCAGATGAATGAGCTGAGAGAGCATTTTGAGAAGCAGATGATGGAGAAACAAAGCGAACAGAGAACGAGGGATGAGGAGCTCGAAGAGAAATTCCTAAGAAGGGAGAAAGAAGTGAGTGAAAGGGAGCAAGTTCTGCTACGAAGCAAAGAAGAACTGAGCAAAAGACGTCGCGACGTCAACGCACAACAGGAGGAGCTTGGCGAAAAACAGGCAAAGTTGGAAAGTAAAGAACAAGAACTTCGAGAACTGGAAATCAGTCtgcaaataaaagaacaaaagaaacgAGAGGAGAAGGATAAATACGAGCAAGAAGTGCAGCAGAAGGCGCAGAATGTTGAGAAAATGGAGAGGGAGCTGGAAAGCTTACTGAAAGTCCTGGAGGGCAGACAGAAGGAGCTAAGCTCTCACGGTCACGATCTACAGAAGAAGGTCAGAGGACTGAAAGACCAAGGGAAAGAGCTGAAAGACAGGGAGTACTACTTGAAGAACGAAGAACAGGAGTTGCTCAATTGGAAGTCGGAGCTGCAGATGCAGAACGAGCACGTGAACTACACAACACAGCAGTTGAATGAGATGGGCAGGGAAATGACTCTGCTGAAGGAAGAGCTTCGCAAGAAGGAGAGGAATCTAAAGGAGTCGCTGAAAAAACTGAGCACGTGGGAGCAGAACCTCAAAGAGCGAGAGGAAGAGTTGAACCGGAGACAGCACAGCGTTTTGGAGAACGGACAACATGGGACTGATGATAAGAGATCGGAAGACAGCTCGCCTTTAGAGTGCCGAGAGGTCAGCGagaggagggaaagaggaagaggaaaagatTCAGATAATGAAGATCAGAGGATGAAAACAACTTTGTCAGCTGCAGAGAGCAATAACTGTCATCTTGAAACACTAAAAGTCGAAACGCTGACGGAGACAAAGAAGACAAAAGTGAGACAAGAAGCGGCCGAAAGTGCAAAGGTGATCTGCGAGTTGAAGCTCCTGTCTCGACCTCGCACAAGAGCAAACAGCAAAGGCTCTCCCGGGTCAGATTTGAGGGTGATGGTTTTGGGAGAGACCTGGTCTTCCTGCTCCCCTGCTGGTGTCACCATCTTGGGTGGAGAAGCGCCCAAATTCAGCGGCTCTAGTTTCAGGTCGTGGAAAGGCCAAATAGCCGGAAGGCGCCTCGCCGTCGCAGAGCCGCTCAGCCTGAGGTGGCGAGACGGACCCGACGAGGCAAACGCCTCTCAGCTGAAAGGCATTCTCGACAGCATCTCCTGGTGCCACCCGGGTCCCCACGTCGTCCTGCTGCTCATGCCGGCCTTCCTGACCTGCACGCAGAAGTACAGACGAGCCGTGGAGGAGCACATGAGCCTGCTCGGACAGGAGATCTGGCAGCGCGCCCTGGTGCTGTTCACATGGGGGGAGATTTTAGGGGAGAGCGCAGAGCAGCACATCCTCAGGAACGGAGAACTGATGGGGCTCGTAGAGCGCTGCGGGGGCAGGTACCATGTGCTGACCAGCAAAAAGAATAACGCCGCGATTGAAGGCTTATTCGACAAGATGGATGACATTGTTACCCTGCCCAGCAGAGAGCAGTTTCCGGTGTAA